The proteins below come from a single Aegilops tauschii subsp. strangulata cultivar AL8/78 chromosome 6, Aet v6.0, whole genome shotgun sequence genomic window:
- the LOC109760531 gene encoding uncharacterized protein, producing the protein MIWVLFIMQLASHGTRDEEGMQLVPRCDQEEVSDSQEIFSQSDTAGSSTEYLGSCEIKPLIVEDEDHNIDESEETHLVIQDFPQCRICLDNEGDDLIAPCNCKGTQKYVHRSCLDNWRSTKEGFAFSHCTECRAAFLLRANVPPDRWWLRLKFQLLVARDHTLIFFIVQLVVVLLGMLVYRFYGDELREMFGYEQHPYAFYALAILAVILVGLLYGFFIAIICGQRITERHYHVLAKQELTKEYIVEDLEGADPVADLDPSHVTELRTLGLY; encoded by the exons ATGATTTGGGTACTGTTCATAATGCAGTTGGCTTCTCATGGCACCCGAGATGAAGAAGGAATGCAGCTGGTGCCCCGTTGTGATCAGGAAGAAGTGTCAGATTCGCAGGAGATATTTTCACAATCTGACACCGCAGGAAGCTCCACCGAGTATCTGGGCTCATGTGAAATTAAGCCATTAATTGTTGAGGATGAAGATCACAATATCGATGAGAGTGAAGAAACCCATCTTGTCATTCAAGACTTTCCACAATGCCGGATTTGCCTTGATAATGAAG GTGATGACTTAATTGCACCATGCAACTGCAAGGGCACACAAAAGTATGTCCACAGGTCCTGTCTTGATAACTGGAGATCAACAAAG GAAGGTTTTGCATTTTCACATTGCACTGAGTGTCGGGCAGCATTCTTACTTCGTGCAAATGTTCCTCCAGATCGATGGTGGCTAAGGCTCAAGTTTCAACTTCTGGTTGCTAGAGATCACACATTGATCTTTTTCATTGTACAACTG GTTGTTGTTTTATTGGGTATGCTGGTATACAGATTTTATGGAGATGAGCTGCGAGAAATGTTTGGCTATGAACAGCATCCTTATGCTTTTTATGCATTGGCAA TACTGGCTGTTATTTTGGTTGGTTTGCTATATGGATTCTTCATAGCTATTATATGTGGACAGAGGATCACTGAACGGCACTACcatgttcttgcaaagcaagagTTAACCAAG GAGTATATCGTAGAGGATCTTGAAGGAGCTGATCCAGTGGCAGACCTTGATCCTAGCCATGTTACGGAGCTGAGGACGCTGGGGCTCTATTGA
- the LOC109760520 gene encoding BRCT domain-containing protein At4g02110, whose amino-acid sequence MASPGGDDDFDDHDLFAGVRFFLVGFDSVSESQYRSEMVRRGGADAGRLGGGCTHVVACGRVYDDPVCVAARAQGSKVVSELWVDDSLDRGFLADADRVIYWPTKDLNGIPGSDSLQICLTGYQRNDREDIMKMVSLMGAQFSKPLLGHVVTHLVCYKFEGEKYELAKRLGIKLANHRWLEDCLKSWEILPVDDYNKSSWELEIMEVQAKDSEDEVEDDRKPFNNRSGVKHTPNPKNSIGTSHNPEVDVPIIPSDNQNMAVDRHLNTPGQIRNEESVVNNTHDIAAQGTPNISRLASSDNTDSGAPVQTPPVISGNREEVAVRNLNSPNQVQPAEYKYVGTDIATGALGTPSSSRMTVSANHHSHSPDETLTVPKNIATPIAMNAGAHSASMEVDGSVVNNGNAEVSESGIEKTIPHQYAGVTSKKGSSSTTTEKQTTPLKKVPLSRVASALAKKQQSVPSKLNDAHVGSSVELTKVTSQENIETHSSDETLMVQTNIATPRAKNPGAKRLHSANMEVDGSVVDNGKAVISESETDKTIPHQHAGATSEKGTSSASATERKAKSPKKAPVGGMRRSALAKRQQGVHTKTNDAQVGSDLELGKVTTQENIEIHSSSEALMVPQNIATPKAKNAGAKRPRGASMEVDVSVVGNGKAVVSESETGKMIPRPHAGATSEKDTSSASATERKTTPPKKVPVGGARRSALAKRQQSVRTELNDAHVESDLELSKVISQENIETDPKRFCSGANDDEHGRKSPKKLPNTRVKNTVVKKSRKSDTSTTIEPPVDKAETVPAESLFDDLFPSENVKDDPKKLSSSASVDGCGTVSPENILRTRVRKVVAKRKIKNVEDKSGSKHCKIGSSIVSAAKTFSSKRMKSECNIEKATADKDSLKGNNDGMRDVSELSREDTVTVDKSEGMHNSKLRSSGRNKAPASEHDNHNQQDHGDLSSKTSCGNGGLDSKFALKSKKNKADMLDKHGGIDKSEGMHTSKLRCSKRNQAPASDHDNDNQQDHGSKDTVTVDKSEGTHNSKLRSSARNKAPASEYANENQQDHGGKDTVTVEKSEGLHNSKLRSRRRNKAPASDHDTENRQDHGGKDTVTVDNSEGIHNSKLRSSARNKTPSDHDNENRQNHDLNSKFALESNCGNGDLNSKFALESMKNNTDVLDKHGGIEGNGAGTLITLDPACFILSGHRHQRKDYRSILRRLKARVCRDSHHWSYQATHFIAPNPLRRTEKFFAAAAAGRWILKSDYLTSCNEAGKLLAEEPFEWSGTGLNEGETISFEAPRKWRVLRQQMGHGAFYGMQIVVYGQLIAPSLDTVKRAVRAGDGNILATAPPYTKFLNSGVDFAVISAGMPSADAWVQEFIRHDIPCVSADYLVEYVCKPGYPLDTHVLFKTNRLANKSLDKLLKNQQEVATDNLEASEDDDDDDLSCAACGSTDRAEVMLICGSEDGTVGCGAGMHIDCCDPPLDRVPDDDWLCPKCEAPKAKKKPPRGAASKSRGSSKQRR is encoded by the exons ATGGCATCCCCCGGCGGCGACGACGACTTCGACGACCACGACCTCTTCGCCGGCGTCCGCTTCTTCCTCGTCGGCTTCGACAGCGTCTCCGAGTCCCAG TACCGGTCGGAGATGgtgcggcgcggcggcgccgACGCCGGGCGGCTCGGCGGCGGGTGCACCCACGTCGTCGCGTGCGGCCGCGTCTAC GACGACCCCGTGTGCGTGGCGGCGCGGGCGCAAGGGAGCAAGGTCGTCAGCGAGCTCTGGGTGGACGATAGCCTCGACCGGGGTTTTCTCGCCGACGCTGACAGG GTTATTTACTGGCCAACGAAAGATCTGAACGGAATACCAGGCAGCGACTCGCTGCAGATTTGTCTGACGGGGTACCAAAGGAATGACCGTGAAGATATAATG AAAATGGTCTCTTTGATGGGCGCACAATTCTCCAAGCCTTTGTTAGGGCATGTAGTCACTCATCTTGTGTGCTATAAATTTGAAG GTGAGAAGTATGAGCTTGCCAAAAGGCTGGGGATCAAGCTTGCTAATCACCGGTGGCTGGAAGATTG CTTAAAGTCATGGGAAATTCTTCCAGTAGATGATTATAACAAGAG TAGTTGGGAACTAGAGATAATGGAGGTGCAAGCCAAGGATTCAGAAGATGAAGTAGAAGATGATCGAAAGCCATTCAACAACAGATCTGGAGTTAAGCACACTCCCAACCCAAAAAACAGCATAGGAACTTCTCACAATCCTGAGGTTGATGTACCTATTATTCCCAGTGACAATCAAAATATGGCTGTGGATAGACATCTGAACACTCCAGGTCAGATCAGAAATGAAGAAAGTGTTGTCAACAATACACATGATATCGCAGCTCAAGGCACTCCTAACATTAGTAGGTTGGCAAGTTCTGATAACACTGATAGTGGTGCTCCCGTTCAAACTCCTCCTGTCATCAGTGGCAATAGAGAGGAAGTTGCAGTAAGAAATTTGAACAGTCCAAATCAGGTCCAGCCAGCAGAATACAAATATGTTGGTACAGACATTGCAACTGGTGCATTGGGGACCCCAAGCTCAAGCAGGATGACAGTTTCTGCTAACCATCATTCCCATTCCCCAGATGAGACCCTCACGGTACCAAAGAACATAGCAACTCCTATAGCAATGAATGCAGGTGCCCACAGTGCTAGCATGGAGGTTGATGGATCAGTGGTTAACAATGGCAATGCAGAAGTTTCTGAATCAGGGATTGAAAAAACGATTCCTCACCAGTATGCTGGTGTGACCTCTAAAAAGGGCTCCAGTAGTACCACAACAGAAAAACAAACAACACCACTGAAGAAGGTTCCACTTAGCAGAGTGGCGAGTGCCCTTGCTAAGAAGCAACAGAGTGTTCCCTCTAAGTTAAATGATGCACATGTAGGATCCAGTGTGGAGTTGACTAAGGTGACTTCTCAGGAAAATATTGAGACCCATTCCTCAGATGAGACCCTGATGGTACAAACGAACATAGCAACTCCTAGGGCAAAGAACCCAGGTGCCAAGAGGCTCCACAGTGCTAACATGGAGGTTGATGGTTCAGTGGTTGACAATGGCAAGGCAGTAATTTCTGAATCAGAGACTGACAAAACGATTCCTCACCAGCATGCTGGTGCAACCTCTGAAAAGGGCACCAGTAGTGCAAGTGCAACAGAAAGAAAAGCGAAGTCCCCAAAGAAGGCTCCAGTTGGTGGAATGAGAAGAAGTGCTCTTGCGAAGAGGCAACAGGGTGTTCACACTAAGACAAATGATGCACAAGTAGGATCTGATTTGGAGTTGGGTAAGGTGACTACTCAGGAAAATATCGAGATCCATTCCTCAAGTGAGGCTCTCATGGTACCACAGAACATAGCAACTCCTAAAGCAAAAAATGCAGGTGCCAAGAGGCCCCGTGGTGCTAGCATGGAGGTTGATGTATCAGTGGTTGGCAATGGTAAGGCAGTAGTTTCTGAATCAGAGACTGGCAAAATGATTCCTCGCCCGCATGCTGGTGCAACCTCTGAAAAGGACACCAGTAGTGCAAGTGCAACAGAAAGAAAGACAACACCTCCAAAGAAGGTTCCAGTTGGTGGAGCGAGAAGAAGTGCCCTTGCGAAGAGACAACAGAGTGTTCGCACTGAGTTAAATGATGCACATGTAGAATCTGATTTGGAGTTGAGTAAGGTGATTTCTCAGGAAAATATCGAGACAGACCCTAAGAGGTTTTGTAGCGGCGCAAATGATGATGAACATGGAAGAAAGTCACCCAAGAAGTTGCCTAATACAAGAGTGAAAAATACAGTTGTTAAGAAGTCTCGAAAATCTGACACCAGCACGACCATTGAACCACCAGTTGATAAAGCTGAAACAGTCCCTGCAGAGTCACTGTTTGATGACTTGTTTCCTTCAGAAAATGTTAAAGATGACCCCAAAAAGCTTTCAAGCAGTGCAAGTGTGGATGGTTGTGGCACAGTTTCCCCTGAGAACATATTGAGAACTAGAGTTAGGAAAGTGGTTGCCAAGAGGAAAATAAAAAATGTGGAAGACAAGTCAGGCAGCAAGCATTGCAAAATTGGTAGTAGCATTGTATCTGCAGCTAAAACATTCTCATCAAAGAGAATGAAAAGTGAATGCAATATTGAGAAAGCAACTGCTGACAAAGACTCCCTGAAGGGCAATAATGATGGTATGAGAGATGTATCTGAATTGTCTCGCGAAGATACTGTCACAGTAGACAAGTCAGAAGGAATGCACAATTCCAAGTTGAGAAGTAGTGGAAGAAATAAAGCTCCTGCTTCGGAGCATGACAATCATAACCAACAAGACCATGGTGATCTCAGTTCTAAAACCAGTTGTGGAAATGGTGGTTTGGATTCCAAATTTGCTTTGAAATCAAAGAAGAACAAAGCAGATATGCTTGACAAGCATGGAGGGATAGACAAGTCAGAAGGAATGCACACTTCTAAGTTGAGATGCAGTAAAAGAAATCAAGCTCCTGCTTCTGACCATGACAACGATAACCAACAAGACCATGGTAGCAAAGATACTGTCACTGTGGACAAGTCAGAAGGAACTCACAATTCTAAGTTGAGATCTAGTGCAAGAAATAAAGCTCCTGCTTCAGAATATGCCAATGAGAACCAGCAAGACCATGGTGGCAAAGATACTGTCACCGTAGAGAAGTCAGAAGGACTGCACAATTCTAAGTTGAGAAGTAGGAGAAGAAATAAAGCTCCTGCTTCAGACCATGACACTGAGAACCGACAAGACCATGGTGGCAAAGATACTGTCACCGTAGACAATTCAGAAGGAATACACAATTCTAAGCTGAGATCTAGTGCAAGAAATAAAACTCCTTCAGACCATGACAATGAGAACCGACAAAACCATGATCTGAATTCCAAATTTGCCTTGGAATCCAATTGTGGAAATGGTGATCTGAATTCCAAATTTGCTTTGGAATCAATGAAGAACAACACAGATGTTCTTGACAAGCATGGAGGGATAGAAGGAAATGGAGCCGGAACCTTGATCACATTGGACCCTGCATGCTTTATTTTAAGTGGACATCGTCATCAGAGAAAAGATTATCGGTCAATACTTAGACGTCTGAAGGCACGAGTTTGCAGGGATTCACATCATTGGTCATATCAAGCAACACATTTTATTGCCCCGAACCCCCTCAGGAGAACTGAGAAGTTCTTTGCAGCAGCTGCTGCAGGCAG GTGGATCCTCAAGAGTGATTACTTGACCTCTTGCAATGAGGCTGGCAAGTTATTGGCTGAAGAGCCGTTTGAATGGTCTGGTACGGGCCTCAATGAGGGTGAAACGATTAGCTTCGAAGCTCCCAGGAAATGGCGTGTTCTAAGGCAGCAGATGGGTCATGGTGCCTTCTACGGAATGCAGATAGTCGTCTACGGACAGCTCATTGCTCCGTCACTG GATACGGTGAAGCGCGCGGTGCGTGCAGGCGACGGCAACATCCTAGCAACCGCACCGCCATACACTAAGTTCCTGAACTCCGGCGTCGACTTCGCCGTGATCTCAGCGGGCATGCCCAGCGCGGACGCATGGGTCCAAGAGTTCATCCGTCACGACATCCCGTGCGTCAGCGCCGACTATCTGGTCGAGTACGTCTGCAAGCCCGGCTACCCCCTGGACACGCATGTCCTCTTCAAGACGAACCGTCTGGCCAACAAGTCCCTGGACAAGCTGCTGAAGAACCAGCAGGAGGTGGCCACGGATAACCTGGAAGCatccgaggacgacgacgacgatgacctGAGCTGTGCAGCCTGCGGAAGCACGGACCGGGCAGAGGTGATGCTGATCTGCGGTAGCGAGGACGGCACGGTTGGCTGCGGGGCCGGCATGCACATCGACTGCTGCGACCCTCCCCTGGACCGCGTCCCAGACGACGACTGGCTGTGCCCCAAGTGCGAGGCGCCCAAGGCCAAGAAGAAGCCCCCGAGGGGCGCGGCCAGcaagtcgagaggatcatccaaGCAGCGGAGGTGA